A single window of Rhizobium sp. NLR16a DNA harbors:
- a CDS encoding LysR family transcriptional regulator, which translates to MNFSALDLNLLRVFDAMMAELSTVRAGERVGLSQPAVSSALGRLRALLDDELFVREGNQMMPTARALELREPIRQALAGMEEALATNAAFDPATSTRSFMLIGSDYFSSLLMPPLAARVAKAAPSTTLQMIDHASSEVFEMLRDGRADIVIDRSLEPPEWVVSRKMFQSWLVCIAKRGHPLLANHGICPGEVIPADVFCAVPHVLRSADGSKTGTIDPALARLGLARRVMVTVPHFQAVALAVEASEMLGSIPVHFARMLTGRLMLDVFMPPVDSPKMDVTMYWLRRFDRDPGSVWLRDQIAQALAAPAPPWFPI; encoded by the coding sequence GTGAATTTCTCAGCCCTCGATCTCAATCTATTGCGTGTATTCGACGCCATGATGGCGGAGCTCTCGACGGTGCGAGCTGGCGAGCGTGTCGGCTTGTCCCAGCCGGCCGTGAGTTCGGCGTTGGGCAGACTGCGCGCCCTCTTGGACGACGAATTGTTCGTCCGGGAAGGCAATCAGATGATGCCGACAGCGCGGGCGCTTGAGCTGCGTGAACCGATAAGACAAGCATTGGCCGGCATGGAAGAGGCGTTGGCGACGAATGCTGCATTCGACCCTGCCACGTCTACCCGATCCTTCATGTTGATCGGATCGGACTATTTTTCCTCGCTGTTGATGCCGCCCCTCGCTGCGCGCGTCGCCAAAGCGGCGCCGTCCACCACCCTGCAGATGATCGATCATGCTTCATCCGAAGTCTTCGAGATGTTGCGTGACGGCCGAGCTGACATTGTTATTGATCGATCGCTCGAACCGCCTGAATGGGTTGTCAGCCGCAAGATGTTCCAATCATGGTTGGTATGCATTGCGAAGCGAGGACATCCGCTCCTTGCCAATCATGGCATTTGTCCAGGAGAAGTCATACCGGCGGACGTATTCTGCGCTGTTCCCCACGTTCTGCGTTCCGCCGATGGCAGCAAGACGGGGACGATTGATCCCGCCCTTGCACGCCTGGGCCTTGCTAGGCGTGTCATGGTCACGGTACCGCATTTCCAGGCGGTCGCTCTTGCCGTCGAAGCGAGCGAAATGCTGGGGAGCATTCCGGTTCATTTCGCTCGCATGTTGACCGGCCGGCTGATGCTTGATGTGTTCATGCCTCCGGTGGATTCGCCGAAAATGGACGTGACCATGTATTGGCTTCGTCGTTTCGATCGCGATCCCGGCAGTGTGTGGCTCCGGGATCAGATCGCGCAGGCCCTCGCCGCGCCGGCGCCGCCTTGGTTTCCGATATGA
- a CDS encoding thiolase family protein gives MSYAYQPDEDWQPVVVAAYRTPIGRAFGSLSTVAAEDLAAPIIRRILAETGVAPDAIDDVLVGNATGGGGNIGRLAALNAGLPMEVPGVAIDRQCGSGLEAIILAARLIQAKAGSCFLAGGVESVSTAPWRVERPKANGALPRFYGRARFSPEAIGDPEMGIAAENVARQFGISRQRQDEFALRSHRLAVAAAEAGRFRPEIVEIATGHGLVERDECPRPTTSIEALAKLRPVFLADGSVTAGNACPLNDGACLVLVMNRGMAKSMGIEKGLAFIDSAAAGVDPNLLGIGPVASTDKLLQRQPGFSLSTIDAIEFNEAFAAQVLASLDQLDISADAVNKDGGALALGHPFGASGAILVSRLYSQLVRGNDWSLGATGLAMIGIGGGIGLTALFEAVRLF, from the coding sequence TTGTCCTACGCCTATCAGCCTGACGAGGATTGGCAGCCGGTCGTGGTCGCCGCCTACCGCACGCCGATCGGCCGGGCCTTCGGCTCGCTTTCGACGGTTGCAGCCGAAGACTTGGCTGCGCCCATCATCCGCCGCATCCTTGCAGAAACGGGCGTTGCGCCCGACGCCATCGACGACGTGCTGGTCGGCAATGCCACCGGCGGCGGCGGCAATATCGGCCGACTGGCGGCGCTCAACGCAGGCCTGCCCATGGAGGTTCCCGGTGTCGCCATCGACCGGCAATGTGGTTCCGGTCTGGAAGCGATCATCCTGGCCGCCCGGCTGATCCAGGCGAAGGCCGGTTCGTGTTTCCTTGCCGGGGGCGTCGAAAGCGTCAGCACCGCGCCATGGCGCGTCGAACGACCGAAAGCCAATGGCGCCCTGCCGCGCTTTTACGGCCGCGCACGCTTCTCCCCCGAGGCGATCGGTGATCCCGAAATGGGCATTGCCGCCGAAAACGTCGCGCGCCAATTCGGCATATCGCGCCAGCGGCAGGATGAATTCGCCCTTCGCAGCCACAGGCTCGCCGTCGCAGCCGCCGAAGCGGGCCGCTTCCGGCCCGAGATCGTAGAGATCGCCACCGGCCACGGACTGGTGGAACGGGACGAATGCCCGCGACCCACGACGTCGATTGAAGCACTGGCAAAACTCCGGCCCGTCTTCCTGGCCGACGGTTCGGTGACGGCAGGCAATGCCTGCCCGCTGAATGACGGCGCCTGCCTGGTGCTCGTCATGAACCGCGGCATGGCGAAAAGCATGGGCATCGAAAAAGGCCTCGCCTTCATCGACAGCGCCGCCGCCGGCGTCGACCCTAACCTGCTCGGCATCGGCCCGGTCGCCTCGACGGATAAGCTTCTGCAGCGCCAGCCCGGCTTCTCGCTTTCCACGATCGATGCGATCGAATTCAACGAGGCTTTCGCCGCGCAGGTCCTGGCTTCACTCGATCAGCTGGATATATCAGCCGACGCGGTCAACAAGGATGGCGGCGCCCTGGCGCTCGGCCATCCGTTCGGAGCCTCTGGCGCGATTCTTGTTAGCCGGCTATATAGTCAGCTGGTGCGCGGGAATGACTGGTCGCTCGGCGCGACCGGTCTCGCCATGATCGGCATCGGCGGCGGCATAGGACTGACGGCGCTGTTCGAGGCGGTCAGGCTATTCTGA
- a CDS encoding AMP-binding protein, which yields MPIHRALLRHATEKPEKAAVVIDGRALSYGELYGRAGAIYRFIQALPRSNGRSFDLPGVEKLVAVSLGNHIGFAEYFAASTALANACAVIDPMMPEARIERIVERLAPDVLVVDDAASPSAEIGRRLAIPVIVAGAEPFDLTSMGDDPPADADGIFLIGFTSGTTAEPKAYYRSREQWRRSLDRGRIVFELQDAPSTLCPGALAHGLALYALVEALDAGATFHSVGKWDAGAVAQILSSGIERLVAVPTHIAGIARAWAGEPMASLRDVLTAGAKLNLNEVESMRRLFPKARIREYYGASEIGFITVSTLAGGVPDFPIDRVGRAYPGVEISIRDSGENDVGADVPGTIFVNSDLIADGYLWGDDGQAFRVTPAGATVGDLGEIDENGMLRVIGRAGGMMISGGNNVYPAEVESALKTCPGVEDAVVFGLPDAYYGQRIVAIVSGEATDAKMLAEHCAGRLARFKVPKQFYHIGSWPMTSSGKIARGQVEASVISGDGLVLRLSA from the coding sequence ATGCCGATCCATAGAGCGCTTCTTCGACACGCCACGGAGAAACCGGAGAAGGCGGCGGTCGTGATCGACGGCCGCGCCTTGAGCTATGGCGAACTCTATGGCCGCGCCGGCGCGATCTACCGGTTCATCCAAGCGCTTCCGCGCTCGAACGGCCGTTCATTCGATCTGCCCGGCGTCGAGAAGCTTGTAGCGGTCAGCCTCGGCAATCACATCGGCTTTGCCGAGTATTTCGCTGCCTCCACCGCGCTGGCGAATGCCTGCGCCGTCATCGATCCGATGATGCCGGAAGCCAGAATCGAGCGTATCGTCGAGCGCTTGGCGCCCGACGTGCTCGTCGTCGACGACGCTGCGAGCCCGAGCGCCGAGATCGGCCGCAGGCTCGCCATTCCCGTCATCGTCGCCGGAGCCGAACCCTTCGATCTCACATCGATGGGAGACGACCCTCCGGCCGATGCCGACGGCATCTTCCTGATCGGTTTTACCTCGGGTACGACAGCCGAGCCGAAGGCCTACTACCGCTCGCGCGAACAGTGGCGCCGGAGCCTCGACCGGGGACGGATCGTTTTCGAACTCCAGGACGCGCCCTCGACCCTGTGCCCGGGAGCGCTCGCGCACGGGCTCGCGCTTTATGCCCTGGTCGAGGCGCTCGATGCCGGAGCGACCTTCCATTCGGTGGGGAAATGGGATGCCGGCGCGGTCGCGCAGATTCTGTCTTCCGGGATCGAACGTCTGGTCGCCGTGCCCACCCATATAGCGGGCATCGCCCGGGCATGGGCGGGTGAGCCGATGGCGTCCTTGCGTGACGTACTGACGGCCGGCGCCAAGCTCAATCTCAACGAGGTCGAATCCATGCGCCGCCTCTTTCCGAAGGCGCGCATCCGGGAATATTACGGCGCCTCCGAAATCGGTTTCATAACGGTCTCGACACTTGCCGGCGGCGTACCCGATTTTCCGATCGACCGGGTCGGACGAGCCTATCCCGGCGTCGAAATTTCCATCCGCGACTCTGGGGAAAACGATGTCGGCGCCGATGTGCCCGGCACCATCTTCGTCAACAGCGACCTGATCGCCGACGGCTATCTCTGGGGCGACGACGGCCAGGCGTTCCGGGTCACGCCGGCGGGTGCTACCGTCGGCGATCTCGGCGAGATCGATGAAAACGGCATGCTGCGGGTGATCGGCCGGGCGGGCGGCATGATGATATCGGGCGGCAACAACGTCTATCCCGCCGAAGTCGAGAGCGCGCTCAAAACCTGCCCCGGCGTCGAAGATGCCGTCGTCTTCGGGTTGCCGGATGCCTATTACGGCCAAAGGATCGTCGCCATCGTCTCGGGCGAGGCGACGGATGCGAAAATGCTTGCCGAGCATTGCGCAGGCAGGCTTGCAAGGTTCAAGGTCCCCAAGCAGTTCTACCATATCGGCTCTTGGCCGATGACGAGCAGCGGCAAGATCGCGCGCGGGCAGGTAGAGGCATCGGTGATTTCGGGAGATGGTCTTGTCCTACGCCTATCAGCCTGA
- a CDS encoding thioesterase family protein, producing MSVDDRPLASFRVSMRDIDIYGHVHNSVYLDYCEDAVVEFLRHREILTHFRHTTSGVAYHVKKAEITFHSPIDVDDVVEAKVRVEKIGRSSLSFTIELYRQRDGAHCASGGLVWVCVGLSDSRPTPIPEATRAALSQG from the coding sequence ATGAGCGTTGACGACAGGCCTTTAGCATCGTTCCGGGTCTCGATGCGAGACATCGACATTTATGGTCATGTCCACAACTCGGTTTATCTCGACTATTGCGAGGATGCGGTCGTCGAATTCCTGCGCCACCGCGAGATCCTCACCCACTTCCGCCACACCACCTCGGGCGTGGCCTATCACGTCAAGAAGGCGGAGATCACCTTTCACAGCCCAATCGACGTCGACGACGTCGTCGAGGCGAAGGTCAGGGTCGAGAAGATCGGGCGGTCGAGCCTCTCCTTTACGATCGAGCTCTATCGCCAGCGCGATGGCGCCCATTGCGCCTCGGGCGGACTCGTCTGGGTCTGCGTCGGCCTTTCCGACAGCCGCCCGACGCCGATCCCCGAGGCCACCAGGGCCGCCTTGTCGCAGGGCTGA
- a CDS encoding zinc-dependent alcohol dehydrogenase family protein gives MQYQAIVRKFGPAEEVVGIERAELAPLSRDQVRLRLLARSINPSDIITISGAYAGRTTLPFIPGFEAFGVVEECGAEVHGLVPGTRVLPVRTAGGWQEFKDTDPSWCLRVPDAISDLEAATSYVNPMTAWLMLHKKIGLRPGMRIAINAAASSIGSILIGMANAVGVEPIAIVRSEESLSRLSGRLEAVIVDRSGGDLAAGLAGRHGLDAVLDCVGGARALILADALRPGGHFLHYGLLSGESIPPSFWAPHLDIAFSFCHLREWVHSEAMEDVQRAYAEVAAQITAKVIATEVRQVFPLEKIGEALRTALPFRTGGKVLLA, from the coding sequence ATGCAATATCAGGCGATCGTGCGAAAATTCGGGCCGGCCGAGGAGGTCGTCGGGATCGAACGCGCCGAACTGGCGCCGCTCTCGCGTGACCAGGTGAGGCTGCGCCTGCTGGCACGATCGATCAATCCCTCAGATATCATCACCATCTCGGGCGCATATGCCGGCCGAACAACACTGCCCTTCATTCCGGGTTTTGAAGCCTTTGGCGTGGTGGAAGAATGCGGCGCAGAGGTGCACGGACTTGTGCCGGGGACGCGCGTCCTGCCGGTGCGCACTGCCGGCGGCTGGCAGGAATTCAAGGACACCGACCCAAGCTGGTGCCTTCGCGTTCCCGACGCGATTTCCGATCTCGAGGCGGCGACGAGCTACGTCAACCCGATGACGGCCTGGCTGATGCTGCACAAGAAAATCGGACTGAGACCCGGCATGCGCATCGCCATCAATGCCGCGGCGTCTTCGATCGGGTCCATCCTGATCGGCATGGCAAACGCGGTTGGCGTCGAGCCGATCGCAATCGTCCGCAGCGAAGAGTCCCTCTCGCGCCTCAGCGGCCGGCTGGAGGCAGTTATCGTCGACCGGTCGGGCGGTGATCTCGCCGCCGGCCTCGCGGGCCGGCACGGGCTCGATGCGGTGCTCGACTGCGTCGGCGGCGCACGCGCCTTAATCCTCGCCGATGCGCTGCGGCCCGGCGGGCATTTCCTGCATTACGGCCTGCTGTCGGGGGAGAGCATCCCACCCTCCTTCTGGGCCCCCCATCTCGATATCGCCTTTTCCTTCTGCCACCTGCGCGAATGGGTCCATTCCGAAGCGATGGAAGACGTCCAGCGCGCATATGCCGAAGTGGCCGCGCAGATCACGGCCAAGGTCATCGCCACCGAAGTGCGACAGGTGTTTCCACTGGAAAAGATCGGCGAGGCGCTGCGTACCGCCCTGCCCTTCCGCACGGGCGGGAAGGTGCTGCTGGCGTGA
- a CDS encoding BON domain-containing protein, producing MTFEPESLAYDQLASVQAAVSAEPELESSSISVSMVGRSVLLEGYVAGYGDREKVTAIAALIAGPENVHDRMQDREEING from the coding sequence ATGACCTTTGAGCCGGAAAGCCTAGCCTACGATCAGCTTGCGAGCGTGCAGGCCGCGGTATCCGCGGAGCCAGAACTAGAAAGCTCGTCCATCTCTGTAAGCATGGTGGGCAGAAGCGTCCTGTTGGAGGGCTATGTGGCCGGTTATGGTGATCGGGAGAAGGTGACGGCGATCGCCGCCTTGATCGCGGGCCCGGAGAACGTGCACGACAGGATGCAGGACCGTGAAGAGATAAATGGATAA
- a CDS encoding LysR substrate-binding domain-containing protein, giving the protein MTQSRRTLPPLNALRAFEASGRRLNFRAAAEELGVTQGAVAQQVRALEEQLGLRLFLRLARGLALTAYGTAYLADVTRAFDTLAEATGRLLDRPEMVTISATPTVATRLLIPRLAELYAALPDIDLRTVATEALSDFDRDQVDIAVRLTRPPFPANLQAQLLFRQELVAVASPHLVEGLILPLSGEELRKLPLLHDSHDQWPAFLHSRAKLPGAAFNHTTLALDAALAGQGVVLVCRAFVATDLETGRLVQVTDATATMGPDYYLVRKRSSSPRKAVDAVWDWCATRLSPPLIDAA; this is encoded by the coding sequence ATGACCCAATCCCGCCGCACGCTGCCGCCTCTGAATGCCCTGCGCGCCTTCGAGGCCTCGGGCCGCCGACTGAATTTCCGCGCCGCCGCCGAGGAGCTCGGTGTCACGCAAGGGGCGGTCGCGCAGCAGGTTCGCGCGCTGGAAGAGCAGCTCGGCCTCAGGTTGTTTCTACGCCTTGCCCGCGGCCTTGCGCTCACTGCCTATGGCACGGCCTATCTGGCGGATGTGACCCGCGCCTTCGATACGCTCGCGGAGGCCACCGGGCGGCTTCTCGACCGGCCGGAAATGGTGACGATCAGCGCCACCCCCACGGTCGCCACCAGGCTGTTGATCCCGCGGCTCGCCGAGCTCTACGCGGCCCTTCCCGACATCGATCTGAGGACGGTCGCCACCGAGGCGCTGTCGGATTTCGACCGCGACCAGGTAGATATCGCAGTACGCCTCACCCGCCCGCCTTTTCCGGCGAACCTGCAGGCACAGTTGCTGTTCCGCCAGGAACTTGTGGCGGTCGCAAGCCCGCATCTGGTCGAAGGCCTGATCTTACCCTTGAGCGGCGAAGAGCTTCGCAAACTGCCGCTTCTGCATGACTCGCACGATCAATGGCCGGCATTCCTGCACTCGCGTGCGAAGCTGCCCGGTGCAGCATTCAACCATACGACACTGGCGCTGGATGCCGCACTCGCCGGCCAGGGCGTCGTGCTGGTTTGCCGGGCGTTCGTCGCAACCGATCTCGAAACAGGGCGGCTGGTGCAGGTGACCGATGCGACGGCAACCATGGGACCCGATTACTACCTGGTGCGCAAACGCTCCTCATCGCCGAGAAAGGCCGTGGACGCCGTCTGGGACTGGTGTGCAACGCGGCTGTCGCCGCCCCTGATCGACGCGGCTTAG
- a CDS encoding SDR family oxidoreductase: MSEGKVALITAGGSGMGAAAARRLAADGYRVAVLSSSGKGEALAKELGGVGVTGSNQSNDDVKRLVDLAMERWDRIDALVNSAGHGPRAPILEISDEDWHKGIEVYFLSAVRPIRLVTPIMEAQGGGAIVNISTAWAFEPSAMFPTSAVARAGLASFTKIFADTYAAKNIRMNNVLPGWIDSLPATDERRDSVPMGRYGTSEEIAATIAFLLSDGAGYITGQNIRVDGGIARSV; encoded by the coding sequence ATGTCTGAAGGAAAAGTCGCTCTCATCACTGCAGGCGGGTCCGGCATGGGGGCTGCGGCTGCCCGGAGGCTCGCCGCGGACGGCTATCGCGTCGCCGTGCTCTCCTCCTCCGGCAAGGGAGAGGCGCTGGCAAAGGAACTCGGCGGCGTCGGTGTCACCGGCTCGAACCAGTCGAACGACGATGTGAAGCGGCTCGTGGATCTGGCGATGGAGCGGTGGGACCGTATCGACGCGCTGGTCAATTCCGCCGGCCACGGCCCACGTGCGCCGATCCTCGAAATCTCCGACGAGGACTGGCACAAGGGCATCGAGGTCTATTTCCTTAGCGCCGTGCGGCCGATCCGGCTGGTGACGCCGATCATGGAAGCGCAGGGCGGCGGCGCGATCGTGAATATCTCCACGGCATGGGCCTTCGAACCCTCTGCGATGTTCCCCACCTCGGCGGTCGCGCGGGCAGGCCTGGCGAGCTTCACTAAGATCTTCGCGGACACCTATGCGGCCAAGAACATCCGCATGAACAACGTCCTGCCGGGCTGGATCGACAGCCTGCCGGCCACCGACGAGAGGCGCGACAGCGTTCCGATGGGCCGCTACGGCACGAGCGAGGAAATTGCGGCGACGATCGCCTTCCTCCTGTCGGATGGGGCCGGCTACATCACCGGCCAGAACATTCGCGTCGACGGCGGCATCGCCCGTTCCGTCTGA
- a CDS encoding pyridoxamine 5'-phosphate oxidase family protein has protein sequence MDLIDIDASAWAELETAAAGPQSGFRYVNLCSVGAEGRPQARMVVLRAADRARRSLEFHTDTRSPKWLELSANPDVTVLGFCPQARLQLRLQGTVERHGPGSERADAAWENLPNRTRMTYIGGPPGDERAFETVAELPEPRGEVEGKARFGVLSFRARMLDWFQLRQQDNRRALFSYDETGALTHRRWVNP, from the coding sequence GTGGATCTCATAGACATCGATGCCTCGGCATGGGCGGAGCTCGAAACGGCTGCGGCGGGTCCGCAGTCGGGTTTCCGCTATGTGAACCTCTGCTCGGTGGGCGCCGAGGGCAGACCGCAGGCGCGCATGGTGGTGCTGCGGGCGGCCGATAGAGCGAGGCGCAGCCTTGAATTCCACACCGATACGCGAAGCCCGAAATGGCTGGAGCTTTCGGCAAATCCCGACGTTACGGTGCTCGGCTTCTGCCCGCAGGCCCGGCTGCAGTTACGGCTCCAAGGCACCGTCGAACGCCACGGCCCCGGAAGCGAACGCGCCGACGCGGCTTGGGAAAACCTGCCCAACCGGACGCGGATGACTTATATCGGTGGGCCGCCGGGAGATGAACGAGCCTTCGAAACCGTGGCCGAATTGCCGGAGCCTCGCGGCGAAGTGGAGGGGAAGGCTCGCTTTGGCGTCCTGAGTTTTCGCGCGCGGATGCTGGACTGGTTTCAATTGCGTCAGCAGGACAACCGAAGAGCCCTGTTCAGCTATGACGAAACCGGCGCGCTCACCCATAGGCGATGGGTCAATCCTTGA
- a CDS encoding DUF3299 domain-containing protein — protein sequence MMKLRPFFLTFAMLAFGLAWPVSDTFAAAQLIFWSALRPVDQAKATVPLSGKAVSGPQGETLAWHDEEHPVDLTGFVLPIDQDGDLVYEFMLVPWAGACSHMPSPPPNQLVRVVPQEPLHLERMYETVTVTGSLRPGLDQAQFFMIDGVRILAYGYSISHAEVGKATATDDPDLLTLSPFGILPR from the coding sequence ATGATGAAGCTGAGACCTTTTTTCCTGACGTTCGCGATGCTGGCATTCGGCTTGGCATGGCCGGTTTCCGACACCTTCGCTGCAGCGCAGCTCATTTTCTGGAGTGCTTTGCGGCCGGTCGATCAGGCCAAGGCGACAGTGCCGCTGTCGGGCAAGGCGGTCAGCGGTCCGCAGGGCGAAACGCTAGCCTGGCATGATGAGGAGCATCCGGTCGACTTGACGGGCTTCGTCCTGCCGATCGACCAGGACGGCGACCTTGTCTACGAATTCATGCTGGTGCCCTGGGCTGGAGCCTGCAGCCACATGCCCTCCCCGCCGCCCAACCAGTTGGTGCGCGTCGTTCCGCAGGAACCTCTGCATCTCGAAAGAATGTACGAGACCGTGACCGTGACCGGCAGCCTGCGGCCTGGCCTGGATCAGGCGCAGTTCTTCATGATCGACGGCGTCCGCATCCTTGCCTACGGCTACAGCATCAGCCATGCCGAGGTGGGGAAAGCGACGGCGACTGATGATCCCGATCTGCTGACGCTCTCGCCGTTCGGCATTCTGCCTCGTTAA
- the vapB gene encoding type II toxin-antitoxin system VapB family antitoxin has protein sequence MPQYARVFQSGNSQAVRLPKEFRFDVEQVEVTREGDAVILRPRVDSRVQWASLRNALERGLSDDFMAQGREQPEDQERPGLQGLFK, from the coding sequence ATGCCGCAATATGCACGCGTGTTTCAATCCGGCAATTCGCAGGCCGTGCGGCTGCCGAAGGAGTTCCGTTTCGATGTGGAACAAGTGGAAGTGACGCGGGAAGGCGATGCCGTCATTCTCCGGCCGCGGGTCGATAGCCGCGTGCAGTGGGCGTCGTTGCGAAACGCTCTTGAACGCGGGCTCAGCGACGATTTCATGGCACAAGGGCGAGAACAGCCGGAGGATCAGGAGAGGCCTGGTCTTCAGGGCCTGTTCAAGTGA
- a CDS encoding type II toxin-antitoxin system VapC family toxin, with product MITHLIDTNAVIALIGRKSDMLLSRVMESDEGSIGLSTVVMHELYYGAYKSAKISYNLETLRLFMADFPAVGFEREDALAAGEIRAALAAKGKPIGPYDVLIAAQARSRDLVLVTNNVGEFQRVEGLCVEDWTVGR from the coding sequence GTGATTACGCATCTGATCGACACCAATGCCGTGATTGCCTTGATCGGTCGCAAGTCCGACATGCTGCTCTCCCGCGTGATGGAGAGCGACGAGGGATCGATCGGCCTCTCCACCGTCGTCATGCATGAACTCTATTACGGCGCCTACAAGAGCGCTAAAATTTCCTACAATCTCGAAACCCTGCGCCTGTTCATGGCGGATTTCCCAGCCGTCGGTTTCGAGCGCGAGGATGCGCTGGCAGCCGGGGAGATCCGCGCCGCATTGGCGGCCAAGGGAAAGCCGATCGGTCCTTACGATGTGCTGATTGCCGCGCAAGCCAGGAGCCGCGATCTGGTTCTCGTCACCAACAATGTCGGGGAATTCCAGCGCGTCGAAGGCTTGTGCGTCGAGGATTGGACGGTCGGGCGGTAG